A stretch of the Paenibacillus dendritiformis genome encodes the following:
- a CDS encoding SDR family NAD(P)-dependent oxidoreductase, producing MSAANGNYEGTGLEIAVIGMAGRFPGAKNLAEFWANLRDGVESVTFFTDEELREAGIGRELLGHPQYVKAKAMLEDVESFDAPFFNYTPREAELVDPQFRLFHECSWEALEDAGYTPDTEGKLIGVYAGASPNTYWVASQIMRAAHSSDHFQILQLNNPSFTTRISYKLNLKGPSVSVQTACSTSLVSIHLACQGLLGGECDLALAGGVSINLPRITGYLYQEGMIQSPDGHCRPFDEGANGTLFGDGIGIVVLKRLADALADGDTIHAIIKGSAINNDGSRKVGYTAPSTNGQVEVIRAAHHMAEVDPESIGYIEAHGTGTALGDPIEVEALQLAFNTERTGFCRIGSLKSNIGHLDAAAGVAGFIKAVLALKHRQIPPSLHVQNPNPKIDFARSPFTVNTELSRWDRAGGPLRAGVSSFGIGGTNAHVVLEEAPPVQAGSSGRDRKLLVLSAETEDGLERATRNLGEFLRSRPETALADAAYTLQTGRKRFRFRRALVCSDVREAIACLEDPGNGKVHTGESEFDRARVIFLFPGQGSQYVNMGLDLYRKEPLFRAEMDRCCEIIAAAGGPDPRELLYPEEGRAASPSAAERLNRTEAAQPALFAFEYALAKLLMSWGIQPHAMIGHSIGEYTAACLSGVLSIQDALELVTLRGKLMQSLPAGEMLSVSLSEESVSPLLPPELSLAAVNGPEQCAVSGPPAAIASFAAALAERGVAHRKLHTSHAFHSAMLEPILAPYADKVKRIALSAPTIPYVSNVTGTWMTAEDACDPAYWTRHARGTVRFADGAARLLQEKQAVFIEIGPGNALSSFIRKMQAQAEADGGHEAYHLVRHPQEQAADDAYLLEKIGKLWIAGVRIDWTGYYGPERRRRIALPTYPFERRRYSVDGLRLDEGGLRRADAVREGALPEAGSGREAAAPGGAAARPASAASIEHMIADTVQRHFGFADLGMNDNFFDIGASSLDISQLADKLAGAFGRDIPVVALYSYPTVRTLAAFLREDGLQAPAEEAQKEERLRAMEEGRARTERMRSASLRARMQPEHGERRDSEASVSGENGLEIAVIGMAARFPGADNLDQFWRNLRDGVESITFFTDEELLQEGLDPALVSHPSYVKAKGVLNGIDQFDAAFFGYSPREAQLMDPQLRLFHECAWEALESAGYNPDAYPGLIGVYAGATPNLDWVSRFAGGLNGTERFSAMLLNDREFFSTQLSYKLNLRGPSISMQTACSTSLVNIALAAQGLLAGACDIALAGGATVSVPQKQGYLYEDGMILSPDGHCRAFDEQAAGTVFGDGVGIVILKRLRDAIADGDIIHAVIKGFGLNNDGMRKVGFTAPSTKGQAEVIRAAHLMAGVEPESITYVEAHGTGTNMGDPIEIEALKEAFHTEETGFCRIGSVKTNVGHLNSAAGAAGFIKTVLAMKARQIPPSLHFERENPKIDFANSPFVVNTDLTPWESGRYPLRSGISSFGIGGTNAHVVLEEAPVLEPSGEGRADKLLLLSARTATALTEAKARLARFLTERPDINLSDAAYTLQAGRKAFEWRAAFVCRTAEEAAAILASPEPDRIAVAETGTQARSVVLLFPGQGSQYVNMGRGLYRDEPDFREEVDRCLALIQPHMALDLKAVLYPDESGRGAHEDELMLRTDIAQPLLFIVEYALAKLLMRWGVRPEAMMGHSIGEYVAACLAGVFTLDEALQLVALRGRLMQGVPAGAMLSVALPEPELRGMLPDRLALAAVNSTSLCVVAGESADIDEFARRLEAAGCACRRLHTSHAFHSHMMDPILPEFAERVRSIRLKEPAIPFISNVSGTWITAEEATDPEYWVRHLRSAVRFADGLDELLSNPRAVFIEAGPGNALSTFVRKHLAASRDRVAVNLMRHPQEADSDSAYLLHKIGRLWLAGIDIDWAGFYAHERRRRVELPTYPMERQRYWLDEAQQPLSPGRPSGPRSGGKNPNMADWFYYPSWERTVLQEVPDKPDGDGRHDWLIFADGCGLADELAALVRKEGHRAVIVEADAAFAKRDADAFALAPAAAEQYSLLLEELRAREFTPDRVVHLWNVSPAVEELPDGDCSGAEPGAQAESERRQQELGYYSLIFLAQALRRQKETADVRIAVVSTDMQEVTGLERLSPGKMTLLGPGLVLQQEYSGMTCVSIDIDAPEGTGHHRQTAERIAAELSVPASDRLIAYRGPYRWAQQYKPLALRQADPPAAPFRERGVYLITGGLGGIGMLTAEYLARHYRARLILTGRSSFPAREEYGHWLAEHGEAHPISRKIKRVQQLEALGAEVTYIQADLSDEAQMSRVFESIDAAYGGVNGVVQAAGLPGAESFHAIENIGGGQTDEQFRAKVQGLQTLSKLLAGREADVCILFSSIASVLGGLGFSAYSAANLYMDAFARRENRAGGTRWLCVNWDAWEFWEEHRSTIGESLVELAILPAEAPDLFRYVYNRCGSNQIIVSTGDLEMRIDQWIRHAGKKKEEPAGSGATFGRPNLTNPYVAPRNRIEKTIADVWKQFFRMDEVGIHDNFFDLGASSLDMIQLTGKLNEALGESIAVVDLFTYPSIHALAQRLTRNGQDEAEEAEMEQQLIGSVAKGKKRQQQQKEKRRKGEVLQ from the coding sequence ATGAGTGCTGCGAACGGAAATTACGAAGGAACCGGCCTGGAAATCGCCGTGATCGGCATGGCAGGACGATTCCCGGGAGCCAAGAACCTGGCCGAATTTTGGGCCAACTTGCGCGACGGCGTGGAATCGGTCACTTTCTTCACGGATGAAGAGTTAAGGGAGGCGGGGATCGGCCGCGAGCTCCTCGGACACCCCCAGTACGTAAAGGCGAAGGCGATGCTGGAGGATGTGGAATCCTTCGATGCGCCGTTTTTTAACTATACGCCGCGGGAGGCGGAACTGGTCGATCCCCAGTTCCGGCTCTTCCATGAATGCTCGTGGGAAGCGCTGGAGGACGCGGGGTACACGCCCGACACCGAGGGGAAGTTAATCGGCGTCTATGCGGGGGCTTCGCCCAACACCTATTGGGTGGCCAGCCAGATTATGAGAGCCGCCCATTCGAGCGATCATTTTCAAATCCTGCAATTGAACAATCCGTCGTTCACGACGCGGATTTCCTATAAGTTGAATTTGAAAGGCCCCAGCGTGAGCGTGCAGACGGCCTGCTCCACCTCGCTCGTGTCCATTCACCTCGCCTGTCAGGGCTTGCTGGGGGGCGAGTGCGATCTTGCGCTGGCCGGGGGCGTCTCGATCAATTTGCCGCGCATTACCGGATACCTGTATCAGGAAGGCATGATCCAGTCGCCGGACGGCCATTGCCGGCCCTTTGACGAAGGAGCCAACGGCACCTTGTTCGGCGACGGCATCGGGATCGTGGTGCTGAAGCGGCTGGCTGACGCCCTCGCGGACGGCGACACGATCCATGCCATAATCAAAGGTTCGGCGATCAATAATGACGGCAGCCGGAAGGTCGGCTACACGGCGCCGAGCACGAACGGCCAAGTCGAGGTCATCCGGGCCGCCCATCACATGGCCGAGGTGGATCCGGAAAGCATCGGCTATATCGAGGCGCACGGCACGGGAACGGCGCTCGGCGATCCGATCGAGGTGGAGGCGCTGCAGCTTGCCTTCAACACGGAGAGAACCGGTTTTTGCAGAATCGGATCGCTCAAATCCAATATCGGCCATCTCGATGCCGCCGCCGGAGTCGCCGGGTTCATCAAAGCCGTGCTGGCGCTCAAGCATCGGCAGATCCCGCCGAGCCTTCACGTTCAGAACCCGAACCCGAAAATCGATTTTGCCCGTTCCCCCTTCACCGTCAACACGGAGCTGTCCCGGTGGGACAGAGCCGGCGGTCCGCTGCGGGCTGGAGTGAGCTCCTTCGGCATCGGGGGCACGAACGCGCATGTCGTCTTGGAGGAAGCGCCGCCTGTGCAGGCCGGCTCTTCGGGACGGGACAGGAAGCTGCTCGTGCTCTCTGCCGAGACGGAGGACGGCTTGGAGCGCGCGACCCGCAACCTGGGCGAGTTCCTGCGCAGCCGTCCCGAGACCGCGTTGGCGGATGCGGCGTACACGCTGCAGACGGGACGCAAGCGGTTCCGGTTCCGCCGCGCGCTGGTGTGCTCCGATGTTCGGGAAGCGATCGCATGCCTGGAAGATCCGGGAAACGGCAAGGTACATACGGGCGAATCGGAGTTCGATCGGGCCCGCGTCATCTTCCTCTTCCCCGGGCAAGGCTCGCAGTATGTGAACATGGGGCTGGATTTGTACCGGAAGGAGCCGCTGTTCCGCGCGGAAATGGACCGCTGCTGCGAGATTATCGCCGCGGCGGGCGGCCCCGATCCGAGAGAACTGCTGTACCCGGAGGAAGGCCGTGCGGCGAGCCCGTCCGCGGCGGAGCGCCTCAACCGGACGGAAGCGGCGCAGCCGGCCTTGTTCGCTTTCGAATATGCATTGGCCAAGCTGCTGATGTCGTGGGGAATCCAGCCGCACGCGATGATTGGCCACAGCATCGGCGAATATACGGCGGCGTGCCTGTCCGGGGTGCTCTCGATACAAGACGCGCTGGAGCTGGTCACGCTGCGCGGGAAGCTGATGCAGAGCCTGCCGGCCGGAGAGATGCTGAGCGTCTCGCTGTCCGAGGAGAGCGTAAGCCCGCTGCTCCCGCCGGAACTGTCGCTGGCGGCCGTCAACGGGCCGGAGCAGTGCGCCGTGTCGGGTCCGCCCGCGGCGATCGCTTCGTTCGCGGCGGCGCTGGCCGAGCGGGGAGTGGCGCACCGGAAGCTTCATACCTCGCATGCGTTCCATTCGGCGATGTTGGAGCCGATATTGGCGCCGTACGCCGACAAGGTGAAGCGGATCGCGCTGTCGGCGCCAACCATCCCGTACGTGTCCAATGTGACGGGGACCTGGATGACGGCGGAAGATGCCTGCGATCCGGCTTACTGGACGCGCCACGCGCGGGGGACGGTGCGGTTCGCCGACGGCGCGGCCAGGCTGCTCCAGGAGAAGCAGGCCGTATTTATCGAAATCGGGCCCGGCAACGCGCTCAGCAGCTTTATCCGCAAGATGCAGGCTCAGGCCGAAGCGGACGGCGGGCACGAGGCGTATCATCTCGTCCGGCATCCGCAGGAGCAAGCCGCGGATGATGCCTATCTGCTGGAGAAGATAGGAAAATTGTGGATTGCAGGCGTGCGAATCGATTGGACGGGGTACTATGGGCCGGAGCGCCGCCGCCGGATTGCATTGCCGACCTATCCGTTCGAGCGCCGGCGCTATTCCGTGGACGGCCTGCGCCTGGATGAGGGCGGTCTGCGGCGGGCGGACGCCGTGCGGGAAGGAGCGCTGCCGGAAGCGGGGAGCGGGCGCGAAGCCGCCGCGCCGGGCGGCGCAGCGGCCCGCCCGGCGTCGGCAGCGTCCATCGAGCATATGATTGCGGATACGGTACAGCGCCATTTCGGCTTTGCGGACCTCGGCATGAACGATAACTTCTTTGATATCGGAGCGAGCTCGCTTGATATTTCCCAGTTGGCCGACAAGCTGGCAGGGGCATTCGGAAGGGACATTCCCGTGGTCGCGCTGTATTCGTACCCGACCGTCCGCACGCTGGCGGCGTTCCTGCGGGAAGACGGGCTGCAAGCGCCGGCGGAGGAGGCGCAGAAGGAAGAGCGCCTGCGCGCCATGGAAGAGGGACGGGCGCGGACGGAGCGGATGAGATCCGCGTCGCTTCGGGCGCGAATGCAGCCGGAGCATGGGGAACGGCGGGACAGCGAAGCCTCCGTCTCCGGGGAGAACGGGCTCGAGATTGCCGTCATCGGCATGGCCGCCCGCTTCCCGGGCGCGGATAATCTCGACCAATTCTGGCGCAATCTGCGCGACGGGGTCGAGTCGATTACGTTCTTCACCGACGAGGAGCTGCTTCAGGAGGGTCTCGATCCGGCGCTTGTCTCCCATCCGTCTTACGTGAAAGCCAAGGGCGTCCTGAATGGGATCGACCAGTTCGATGCCGCCTTTTTCGGTTATTCGCCGCGGGAAGCCCAGCTGATGGACCCGCAGCTGCGGCTGTTCCACGAATGCGCGTGGGAAGCGCTGGAATCGGCCGGGTACAATCCGGACGCCTATCCGGGACTTATCGGCGTCTATGCGGGCGCGACCCCGAATCTGGATTGGGTCTCCCGCTTCGCCGGAGGCTTGAACGGAACGGAGCGGTTCAGCGCCATGCTGCTCAACGATCGGGAATTTTTCAGCACGCAGCTATCCTATAAGCTGAATCTCCGCGGACCGAGCATCTCCATGCAGACGGCCTGCTCGACTTCGCTGGTCAACATCGCCCTGGCCGCCCAGGGGTTATTGGCAGGGGCATGCGATATCGCCTTGGCGGGCGGGGCCACCGTCAGTGTGCCCCAGAAGCAAGGCTACCTGTACGAAGACGGCATGATTCTGTCGCCGGACGGGCACTGCCGCGCCTTTGACGAGCAGGCGGCGGGAACCGTCTTCGGAGACGGCGTCGGCATCGTCATCCTGAAGCGGCTGCGGGACGCCATCGCGGACGGTGACATCATTCACGCCGTCATCAAAGGCTTCGGCCTGAACAATGACGGCATGCGCAAGGTCGGCTTCACCGCCCCGAGCACGAAGGGGCAGGCCGAGGTAATCCGTGCGGCCCATCTGATGGCTGGCGTGGAACCGGAGAGCATCACTTATGTCGAGGCGCACGGAACGGGGACGAATATGGGGGACCCGATCGAGATCGAGGCGTTGAAGGAGGCGTTTCATACCGAAGAGACGGGCTTTTGCCGCATCGGGTCGGTCAAGACCAACGTCGGGCATCTCAACAGCGCGGCCGGCGCGGCCGGCTTCATCAAGACGGTGCTGGCGATGAAGGCGAGGCAGATTCCGCCGAGCCTGCATTTTGAACGGGAAAATCCGAAGATCGATTTCGCCAACAGCCCGTTTGTCGTCAACACCGACCTGACGCCTTGGGAGAGCGGCCGCTATCCGCTGCGCTCCGGGATCAGCTCGTTCGGCATCGGGGGCACCAACGCGCATGTCGTCCTGGAGGAGGCCCCGGTCCTGGAGCCATCGGGCGAAGGCCGAGCCGATAAATTGCTGCTCTTGTCGGCGAGAACGGCAACGGCTCTGACCGAGGCGAAAGCGCGCTTGGCCAGGTTCCTGACGGAACGGCCGGACATCAATCTGTCGGATGCGGCGTACACGCTGCAAGCAGGCCGCAAGGCCTTCGAATGGAGAGCCGCGTTCGTCTGCAGGACGGCGGAGGAAGCGGCCGCCATTCTGGCATCGCCCGAGCCTGACCGGATCGCGGTGGCCGAGACGGGGACGCAAGCCCGTTCCGTCGTCCTCCTGTTCCCGGGGCAAGGCTCCCAGTACGTCAACATGGGCCGCGGACTGTACCGCGATGAGCCCGACTTCCGGGAGGAGGTGGACCGGTGTCTCGCACTCATTCAACCGCATATGGCGCTTGATTTGAAGGCCGTGCTGTATCCGGACGAGTCCGGCCGCGGAGCGCATGAGGACGAGCTTATGCTGCGGACGGATATCGCGCAGCCCCTGCTGTTCATCGTCGAATATGCGCTGGCCAAGCTGCTCATGCGGTGGGGCGTTCGTCCGGAGGCGATGATGGGACACAGCATCGGCGAGTATGTCGCCGCATGCCTGGCGGGGGTATTTACGCTGGACGAAGCGCTGCAGCTCGTCGCGCTTCGCGGACGGCTCATGCAGGGCGTGCCTGCCGGAGCGATGCTCAGCGTAGCGCTGCCCGAGCCTGAACTGCGCGGCATGTTGCCGGATCGGCTTGCGCTGGCTGCCGTCAACAGCACGTCCTTATGCGTCGTCGCAGGGGAATCGGCCGACATTGACGAATTTGCCCGGCGGCTTGAAGCCGCGGGCTGCGCGTGCCGTCGTCTGCATACATCCCATGCGTTCCATTCGCACATGATGGATCCGATCTTGCCGGAATTTGCGGAGCGGGTGCGCTCGATCCGGCTGAAGGAGCCAGCGATTCCTTTTATATCCAATGTGTCCGGCACGTGGATAACGGCGGAAGAAGCCACGGATCCCGAATATTGGGTCCGGCATTTGCGGTCGGCCGTGCGCTTCGCGGACGGGCTGGACGAACTGTTGAGCAACCCGCGGGCCGTGTTCATCGAGGCGGGCCCGGGCAATGCGCTCAGCACGTTCGTGCGCAAGCATCTCGCGGCTTCGCGGGACCGGGTCGCCGTCAATCTGATGAGGCACCCTCAGGAAGCCGACTCGGATTCCGCTTACTTGCTTCACAAAATCGGACGCCTCTGGCTGGCCGGCATCGATATCGATTGGGCGGGCTTCTATGCGCATGAGCGCCGGAGACGCGTGGAACTGCCAACCTATCCGATGGAGCGGCAGCGCTATTGGCTGGATGAGGCGCAGCAGCCGCTGTCGCCGGGGCGGCCGTCCGGGCCGCGGAGCGGGGGCAAAAACCCGAACATGGCCGACTGGTTCTACTACCCTTCGTGGGAACGGACGGTACTGCAAGAGGTCCCGGACAAGCCGGACGGGGACGGGCGGCATGACTGGCTTATCTTCGCGGACGGCTGCGGCCTCGCGGACGAACTGGCCGCCCTCGTGCGGAAGGAAGGACATCGGGCCGTCATCGTGGAGGCCGATGCCGCGTTCGCCAAGCGCGATGCCGATGCGTTCGCTCTGGCCCCTGCCGCGGCGGAGCAGTACTCGCTGCTGTTGGAGGAGCTGCGCGCCCGGGAGTTCACGCCGGACCGGGTCGTCCATTTATGGAATGTCTCTCCCGCCGTCGAGGAATTGCCGGATGGGGATTGTTCCGGCGCGGAGCCGGGGGCGCAGGCGGAGTCCGAACGGCGCCAGCAGGAACTCGGGTATTACAGCTTGATCTTCCTCGCGCAAGCGCTTCGCAGACAGAAGGAGACCGCGGACGTCCGCATTGCGGTCGTGTCGACCGATATGCAGGAGGTAACGGGGCTGGAACGGCTGTCTCCGGGCAAAATGACGCTGCTGGGGCCGGGCCTCGTCCTTCAGCAGGAATACAGCGGAATGACCTGCGTGAGCATCGATATCGATGCGCCGGAAGGGACCGGTCATCATCGGCAGACCGCCGAACGCATCGCAGCGGAGCTATCGGTCCCGGCATCGGATCGCCTGATCGCTTATCGCGGCCCATACCGCTGGGCGCAGCAGTACAAGCCGCTTGCCCTGCGCCAGGCGGATCCTCCGGCGGCGCCATTCCGGGAACGCGGGGTCTACCTGATCACCGGCGGGCTCGGTGGAATCGGCATGCTGACGGCGGAGTATTTGGCCCGGCATTACCGGGCGCGGCTCATTCTTACCGGGCGCTCTTCCTTCCCCGCGCGGGAGGAATACGGCCATTGGCTGGCCGAACACGGCGAAGCGCATCCGATTTCCCGCAAAATCAAGCGGGTGCAGCAGTTGGAAGCGTTGGGGGCCGAGGTGACTTACATCCAGGCCGATCTGTCCGACGAAGCGCAGATGAGCCGCGTATTCGAATCTATTGACGCCGCGTACGGCGGCGTGAACGGGGTCGTGCAGGCAGCCGGGCTTCCCGGCGCGGAATCGTTCCACGCGATCGAGAATATCGGCGGGGGCCAGACCGACGAACAGTTCCGCGCCAAAGTCCAAGGGCTGCAGACACTGTCCAAGCTGCTCGCCGGGAGAGAGGCGGATGTGTGCATTCTGTTCTCCTCGATCGCAAGCGTGCTGGGCGGACTGGGCTTCAGCGCCTATTCGGCCGCGAACCTGTACATGGACGCCTTCGCCCGCAGAGAGAACCGGGCAGGGGGGACGAGGTGGCTGTGCGTCAATTGGGACGCATGGGAGTTCTGGGAGGAGCACCGCTCGACCATTGGGGAATCGCTCGTCGAGCTGGCGATATTGCCTGCCGAAGCGCCGGATTTGTTCCGGTACGTCTACAACCGTTGCGGCAGCAACCAGATCATCGTGTCCACCGGAGATCTGGAGATGCGCATCGATCAATGGATTCGGCACGCAGGCAAGAAGAAGGAAGAACCGGCGGGAAGCGGGGCCACATTCGGCAGGCCGAATCTGACCAACCCGTATGTCGCCCCGCGCAACCGGATAGAGAAGACGATCGCCGACGTGTGGAAGCAATTTTTCCGTATGGATGAAGTGGGCATTCATGATAATTTCTTTGACCTCGGGGCGAGCTCTCTCGACATGATCCAATTGACCGGCAAATTAAACGAAGCGTTGGGCGAAAGCATCGCCGTCGTCGATTTGTTCACCTATCCCAGCATACATGCGCTCGCGCAGCGCCTGACCCGGAACGGACAGGACGAGGCGGAGGAAGCGGAGATGGAGCAGCAGTTGATCGGTTCGGTGGCCAAAGGAAAGAAACGGCAGCAGCAGCAAAAAGAAAAAAGACGCAAAGGAGAGGTCTTGCAATGA